A region from the Clavibacter sp. A6099 genome encodes:
- a CDS encoding DUF3105 domain-containing protein: protein MARRDDTTPPGDESGRPVPPTAKQAQKDLTVKQQREARRAEKVAALKKQQDRARRNRLIGIITGSVAAVAVVAVVIGVVVSSGTPKQDPADISIEGLRTWDSLPSTHVQTPVDYAGLYDGMSPPAGGEHNPMWLNCGIYDQPQPNENAVHDLEHGAVWITYDAAKITGDDLSKLQKYAESFGGYVTMSPYDGLDTPIALSAWGAQVKVDSIDDQRIKDFMAKYWKSPNAPEAGAACTGALEGEGRVG from the coding sequence GTGGCGCGACGCGACGACACCACGCCCCCCGGCGACGAGAGCGGACGGCCCGTCCCGCCGACCGCCAAGCAGGCCCAGAAGGACCTCACGGTCAAGCAGCAGCGCGAGGCCCGCCGCGCCGAGAAGGTGGCGGCGCTGAAGAAGCAGCAGGACCGCGCGCGCCGCAACCGCCTCATCGGCATCATCACGGGATCCGTGGCCGCCGTCGCCGTGGTCGCCGTCGTCATCGGCGTGGTCGTCTCGAGCGGGACGCCGAAGCAGGATCCGGCCGACATCTCGATCGAGGGTCTCCGCACCTGGGACTCCCTGCCCAGCACGCACGTGCAGACCCCCGTCGACTACGCCGGGCTGTACGACGGCATGAGCCCGCCCGCCGGCGGCGAGCACAACCCCATGTGGCTCAACTGCGGCATCTACGACCAGCCGCAGCCCAACGAGAACGCGGTGCACGACCTCGAGCACGGCGCCGTGTGGATCACCTACGACGCCGCGAAGATCACCGGCGACGACCTGTCGAAGCTGCAGAAGTACGCGGAGTCGTTCGGCGGCTACGTCACCATGTCGCCGTACGACGGCCTCGACACCCCCATCGCGCTGTCCGCGTGGGGCGCGCAGGTGAAGGTCGACTCGATCGACGACCAGCGCATCAAGGACTTCATGGCCAAGTACTGGAAGAGCCCGAACGCCCCCGAGGCCGGTGCCGCGTGCACCGGAGCCCTCGAGGGCGAGGGCCGGGTCGGCTGA
- a CDS encoding cystathionine beta-synthase translates to MKYADTILDLIGNTPLVKLNKVVEGISATVLVKVEYLNPGGSAKDRIATRIIDAAERDGKLKPGGTIVEPTSGNTGVGLALVAQQRGYRCVFVLPDKVGEDKRNVLTAYGAEIVVTPTSVAPDHPDSYYSVSDRLAREIPGAFKPDQYSNPNGPLSHYETTGPEIWRDTEGEITHFVAGVGTGGTISGVGRYLKEVSEGRVRIVGADPEGSVYSGGTGRPYLVEGVGEDFWPAAYDPDVVDEVIASSDQESFDMTLRLAREEGLLVGGSSGMAVVSALKAAKHLGPDDVMVILLPDGGRGYLGKIFNEKWMQSYGFARVNGQRTVADVMSAKTGSLPDLVHAHPNDTIRDAIRIMTEYDVSQLPVLSAEPPVVMGEVAGAVDERSLLELVFSGRAQLSDQVGPFAGAAFGLIGVNETVPDAWSALGSADALMVSDGGKPVGVLTRHDLLTYLTD, encoded by the coding sequence GTGAAGTACGCCGACACGATCCTCGACCTCATCGGGAACACCCCGCTCGTGAAGCTCAACAAGGTGGTCGAGGGGATCTCGGCGACCGTGCTGGTGAAGGTCGAGTACCTCAACCCGGGCGGCAGCGCCAAGGACCGCATCGCGACGCGCATCATCGACGCCGCCGAGCGCGACGGCAAGCTGAAGCCGGGTGGCACCATCGTCGAGCCCACCTCCGGCAACACCGGCGTCGGCCTGGCGCTCGTCGCCCAGCAGCGCGGCTACCGCTGCGTCTTCGTCCTGCCCGACAAGGTCGGCGAGGACAAGCGCAACGTGCTGACGGCGTACGGCGCCGAGATCGTGGTCACGCCCACCTCGGTCGCGCCCGACCACCCCGACTCCTACTACTCGGTGAGCGACCGGCTCGCGCGGGAGATCCCCGGCGCCTTCAAGCCCGACCAGTACTCCAACCCCAACGGGCCGCTCAGCCACTACGAGACCACGGGCCCCGAGATCTGGCGCGACACGGAGGGCGAGATCACGCACTTCGTCGCGGGCGTCGGCACCGGCGGCACCATCAGCGGCGTCGGCCGCTACCTCAAGGAGGTGTCGGAGGGGCGCGTGCGCATCGTCGGCGCCGACCCCGAGGGATCCGTCTACTCCGGCGGCACCGGCCGCCCCTACCTCGTCGAGGGCGTGGGCGAGGACTTCTGGCCGGCGGCGTACGACCCCGACGTCGTCGACGAGGTCATCGCCTCCAGCGACCAGGAGTCGTTCGACATGACCCTGCGGCTCGCGCGCGAGGAGGGGCTGCTCGTCGGCGGATCCAGCGGCATGGCCGTCGTGTCCGCGCTCAAGGCCGCGAAGCACCTCGGCCCCGACGACGTGATGGTGATCCTCCTGCCCGACGGCGGCCGCGGCTACCTCGGCAAGATCTTCAACGAGAAGTGGATGCAGTCGTACGGCTTCGCGCGCGTCAACGGCCAGCGCACCGTCGCCGACGTCATGAGCGCCAAGACCGGCAGCCTGCCCGACCTCGTGCACGCGCACCCGAACGACACCATCCGCGACGCGATCCGCATCATGACCGAGTACGACGTGTCGCAGCTGCCGGTCCTCTCGGCCGAGCCGCCCGTCGTCATGGGCGAGGTCGCGGGCGCGGTCGACGAGCGGAGCCTGCTGGAGCTCGTCTTCAGCGGCCGCGCGCAGCTGTCCGACCAGGTCGGCCCCTTCGCGGGCGCGGCGTTCGGCCTCATCGGCGTGAACGAGACCGTGCCCGACGCATGGAGCGCGCTCGGATCCGCCGACGCCCTCATGGTGAGCGACGGCGGCAAGCCCGTGGGCGTGCTCACGCGGCACGACCTCCTCACCTACCTCACCGACTGA
- a CDS encoding cystathionine gamma-synthase yields MSDKHDFDTRAIHAGQDPDPTTGAVIPPLYLTSTFVQDGIGGLRDGYEYARSANPTRTGLQELLASLEKGKHAFSFASGLAAEDTLLRAITRPGDRIVLSDDVYGGTYRLLTRVLGDWGIVVETVDMSDLQAVERVLGSGPAKVLWVETPSNPLMKISDIRALADLGHAAGAVVVVDNTFASPYLQQPLTLGADVVVHSTTKYLGGHSDVLGGAVILDDDALAEKVGFLQFAVGAVSGPMDAWLTTRGIKTLAVRVERHSANAEEIAAFLQQHPDVTAVHYPGLPEHPGHDIAKAQMTGFGGMISFQVRGGAKAARRVVEGTRVFQLAESLGGVESLISYPSEMTHASVKGTPLEVPDDLVRLSVGIESVEDLVVDLERALGKALKQGKH; encoded by the coding sequence GTGAGCGACAAGCACGACTTCGACACCCGCGCGATCCACGCCGGACAGGACCCGGACCCCACCACGGGCGCCGTCATCCCGCCTCTCTACCTCACGAGCACCTTCGTGCAGGACGGGATCGGCGGGCTCCGCGATGGCTACGAATACGCCCGGAGCGCCAACCCCACGCGCACCGGCCTGCAGGAGCTGCTCGCCTCGCTCGAGAAGGGGAAGCACGCGTTCTCGTTCGCCTCGGGACTCGCCGCCGAGGACACGCTGCTGCGCGCGATCACCCGCCCCGGCGACCGCATCGTCCTGAGCGACGACGTGTACGGCGGCACATACCGCCTCCTCACGCGCGTGCTCGGCGACTGGGGGATCGTCGTCGAGACCGTCGACATGAGCGACCTCCAGGCGGTCGAGCGGGTGCTCGGATCCGGCCCGGCGAAGGTCCTCTGGGTCGAGACGCCCAGCAACCCGCTGATGAAGATCAGCGACATCCGCGCTCTCGCCGACCTCGGCCACGCGGCGGGCGCCGTGGTCGTCGTCGACAACACGTTCGCCTCGCCGTACCTGCAGCAACCGCTCACGCTCGGCGCCGACGTGGTCGTGCACTCCACCACCAAGTACCTCGGCGGCCACTCCGACGTGCTCGGCGGCGCCGTCATCCTCGACGACGACGCCCTCGCCGAGAAGGTCGGCTTCCTGCAGTTCGCCGTCGGCGCCGTCTCCGGACCCATGGACGCCTGGCTCACGACCCGCGGCATCAAGACCCTCGCCGTCCGCGTCGAGCGCCACTCCGCGAACGCCGAGGAGATCGCCGCGTTCCTGCAGCAGCACCCCGACGTCACGGCCGTGCACTACCCGGGCCTGCCCGAGCACCCCGGCCACGACATCGCGAAGGCGCAGATGACGGGCTTCGGCGGCATGATCTCGTTCCAGGTCCGCGGGGGAGCGAAGGCCGCGCGCCGCGTGGTCGAGGGGACGCGCGTGTTCCAGCTCGCGGAGTCGCTCGGCGGCGTGGAGTCGCTCATCAGCTACCCGTCAGAGATGACGCACGCGTCCGTCAAGGGCACGCCGCTCGAGGTGCCGGACGACCTGGTGCGCCTGTCGGTCGGCATCGAGTCCGTCGAGGACCTCGTCGTCGACCTCGAGCGCGCGCTCGGCAAGGCCCTCAAGCAGGGCAAGCACTAG